In Streptococcus pneumoniae, the sequence GCTGGGATATCAGTCAATTGGAAGCGTCCAAGAGTCTTGTTATCTGCTGCCATTGGGCGTTCACCTTGAAGAACGTGGATATCAACGGCTGGTTGGTTGTCTGCTGCTGTTGAGAAGACTTGTGATTTAGATGTTGGGATTGTAGTGTTGCGATCGATAAGTTTTGTAAATACTCCACCCATTGTTTCGATACCAAGTGACAATGGCGTTACATCAAGAAGGACAACGTCCTTGACATCACCAGTAATCACACCACCTTGGATAGCCGCACCCATAGCAACTACTTCATCAGGGTTTACTGATTTGTTTGGTTCTTTACCAGTTTCAGCTTTAACAGCTTCAACAACGGCAGGGATACGAGTTGAACCACCAACAAGGATAACTTCGTCGATTTCTGACAAGCTCAAACCTGCATCTGAAAGGGCTTGACGAACTGGAACTTTTGTACGTTCAACAAGGTCACGAGTCAAATCATCAAATTTCGCACGAGTCAAAGTCATTTCCAAGTGAAGAGGTCCAGCCTCACCTGCAGTGATAAATGGCAAGCTGATTTGTGTTGAAGTTACACCAGAAAGGTCTTTCTTCGCTTTTTCAGCCGCATCTTTCAAACGTTGCATTGCCATCTTGTCAGTAGACAAGTCGATACCGTTTTCTTTCTTGAATTCTGCTACCAAGTGGTCAATGATTTTTTGGTCAAAGTCGTCACCACCAAGTTTGTTGTCCCCTGCAGTTGACAATACGTCGAAGACACCGTCACCCAATTCAAGGATAGAGACGTCGAATGTACCACCACCAAGGTCAAATACCAAGATTTTTTCTTCTTTATCAGTCTTGTCCAAACCATAAGCAAGAGCTGCTGCAGTTGGTTCGTTAACAATACGTTCTACTTCAAGACCAGCAATTTTACCAGCGTCTTTTGTTGCTTGACGTTGAGCGTCGTTGAAGTAAGCCGGAACTGTGATAACAGCTTTGGTTACTTTCTCACCAAGGTAGTCTTCAGCGTAGCCTTTCAAGTATTGAAGGATCATAGCTGAGATTTCTTGTGGAGTGTATTCTTTTCCATTTGCAGAAACTTTTTCAGAAGTTCCCATCTTAGATTTGATAGAGATAACTGTATCTGGGTTTGTGACTGCTTGACGTTTTGCAGCATCACCAACGATGATTTCTCCGTTTTTGAATGAGACTACAGATGGAGTTGTGCGGTTTCCTTCTGGGTTTGCGATGATTTTGCTT encodes:
- the dnaK gene encoding molecular chaperone DnaK translates to MSKIIGIDLGTTNSAVAVLEGTESKIIANPEGNRTTPSVVSFKNGEIIVGDAAKRQAVTNPDTVISIKSKMGTSEKVSANGKEYTPQEISAMILQYLKGYAEDYLGEKVTKAVITVPAYFNDAQRQATKDAGKIAGLEVERIVNEPTAAALAYGLDKTDKEEKILVFDLGGGTFDVSILELGDGVFDVLSTAGDNKLGGDDFDQKIIDHLVAEFKKENGIDLSTDKMAMQRLKDAAEKAKKDLSGVTSTQISLPFITAGEAGPLHLEMTLTRAKFDDLTRDLVERTKVPVRQALSDAGLSLSEIDEVILVGGSTRIPAVVEAVKAETGKEPNKSVNPDEVVAMGAAIQGGVITGDVKDVVLLDVTPLSLGIETMGGVFTKLIDRNTTIPTSKSQVFSTAADNQPAVDIHVLQGERPMAADNKTLGRFQLTDIPAAPRGIPQIEVTFDIDKNGIVSVKAKDLGTQKEQTIVIQSNSGLTDEEIDRMMKDAEANAEADKKRKEEVDLRNEVDQAIFATEKTIKETEGKGFDAERDAAQAALDDLKKAQEDNNLDDMKAKLEALNEKAQGLAVKLYEQAAAAQQAQEGAEGAQATGNAGDDVVDGEFTEK